Below is a window of Desmonostoc muscorum LEGE 12446 DNA.
GGAACATCCAAATCGCTGTTTTGTTTGGTACCGGGGAAATTGACTTCGCAGTGCATGGAGAAGGTAAAAACACTCTCATCGTCTTGGAAGATAAAAGCGGTGCCGTCTCCTTGATGAACGTCCAAATCTACAATGAGGATTTTTTGCACAAGTCCGAGTTTTTGTAAAACGCGACAGGCGATCGCTAAATCGTTGAAAATACAAAAACCAGATCCATAACTGGGAAAAGCATGATGAGTCCCACCAGCCGTATTACAAGCTAAACCCTGACTCAGTGCCAACTTAGCAGTGAGTATTGTACCACCAACCGCTACACAGGTACGATTTGCCAGCGCTGGACTCCAAGGTAACCCAATGCGACGCTGTGCTTTGGGTTCTAGAGTTCCTTCACAATAAGCTTGAACGTAGTTTGGGGTGTGGACTAACTCGATCAATTCTGTCGGCGGACGTTCAGGTGTATAAAATTGTTCTTGATTTGCCACACCATCAGCTAATAGCAATTCGTAGAGTTGTCGGAATTTGGACATTGGGAAGCGATGTCCTTCAGGTAATGGTGCAACGTAATCTGGATGGTAAATAA
It encodes the following:
- a CDS encoding histone deacetylase family protein produces the protein MDLPIIYHPDYVAPLPEGHRFPMSKFRQLYELLLADGVANQEQFYTPERPPTELIELVHTPNYVQAYCEGTLEPKAQRRIGLPWSPALANRTCVAVGGTILTAKLALSQGLACNTAGGTHHAFPSYGSGFCIFNDLAIACRVLQKLGLVQKILIVDLDVHQGDGTAFIFQDDESVFTFSMHCEVNFPGTKQNSDLDVPLAVGMEDDAYLQTLANYLPDLLSKVKPDIVFYDAGVDPHIGDRLGKLALTDTGIFRREMQVLSTCMSAGYPVACVIGGGYADDMKSLVWRHSLLHRAASQIYRQYKL